Proteins found in one Hevea brasiliensis isolate MT/VB/25A 57/8 chromosome 18, ASM3005281v1, whole genome shotgun sequence genomic segment:
- the LOC110642128 gene encoding uncharacterized protein LOC110642128 yields the protein MSSQLIKSQRENAEIYHGEDLCRQKFHELLEYFSLPRGILPLDITEFGYNQSTGFFWLKQKNKKAHKFHLINRTLHYDTEVTAFIEKGRVRNITGVKGKELCAWFHLATIHIKDPSSGKVELAIASGLGNSFPVRAFELEDDKDDRQNNRN from the coding sequence ATGTCATCTCAGTTAATCAAATCCCAGAGAGAGAATGCCGAGATTTACCATGGAGAAGATCTCTGCAGGCAGAAATTTCACGAACTGCTGGAATATTTTTCTCTCCCTCGTGGCATCTTACCCTTAGATATCACTGAATTCGGCTATAACCAATCCACTGGATTTTTTTGGCTCAAGCAGAAGAACAAGAAAGCACACAAGTTTCACCTCATTAACAGGACTCTCCATTATGATACTGAAGTCACAGCTTTTATTGAGAAGGGTCGGGTGAGAAATATAACTGGCGTCAAGGGCAAGGAGCTTTGCGCTTGGTTTCACCTTGCTACCATCCACATCAAAGATCCTTCTTCTGGCAAGGTTGAGCTTGCGATTGCCAGTGGTCTGGGGAACTCATTCCCAGTTAGAGCTTTTGAGCTCGAGGATGATAAGGATGATCGCCAGAATAACAGAAACTAA